One window of the Acinetobacter equi genome contains the following:
- the rplA gene encoding 50S ribosomal protein L1 yields MAKLTKRQKAIAAAVEAQKVYTLEEAVQVLNSLPAAKFKESLDVAVNLGVDPRKSDQVVRGATTLPAGTGKTVRVAVFAQGAAAEAAKAEGADVVGFEDLAESIQAGNLDFDVVIAAPDAMRVVGKLGTILGPRGLMPNPKVGTVTPDVATAVKNAKAGQARYRVDKAGIIHAAIGQVGFTAEAIRQNVEALVADLKKAKPATSKGVYIKKITLSSTMGPGLIVDVQNVSN; encoded by the coding sequence ATGGCAAAGTTAACTAAACGTCAAAAAGCCATTGCTGCTGCTGTTGAAGCGCAAAAAGTTTATACTTTAGAAGAAGCAGTACAAGTTCTTAACAGCCTTCCTGCTGCTAAATTCAAAGAATCTTTGGATGTAGCTGTAAACTTAGGTGTTGATCCTCGTAAATCTGACCAAGTAGTTCGTGGTGCAACTACACTTCCTGCAGGTACTGGTAAAACTGTACGTGTAGCTGTGTTTGCTCAAGGTGCTGCTGCTGAAGCTGCTAAAGCTGAAGGCGCTGACGTAGTTGGTTTCGAAGATCTTGCTGAAAGCATTCAAGCTGGTAACCTTGACTTTGACGTAGTAATTGCTGCTCCAGATGCAATGCGCGTTGTTGGTAAATTAGGTACTATTCTTGGTCCACGTGGTTTAATGCCAAACCCTAAAGTGGGTACTGTAACTCCTGACGTTGCTACTGCAGTTAAAAATGCAAAAGCTGGTCAAGCACGTTACCGTGTAGACAAAGCTGGTATTATCCACGCTGCGATTGGTCAAGTAGGTTTTACTGCTGAAGCTATTCGTCAAAACGTTGAAGCTCTTGTAGCTGACCTTAAGAAAGCAAAACCTGCTACTTCTAAAGGTGTTTACATTAAAAAGATCACTCTAAGCTCTACTATGGGTCCTGGTTTGATCGTTGATGTTCAAAACGTTTCTAACTAA
- the rplK gene encoding 50S ribosomal protein L11: MAKKIDGYIKLQVPAGKANPSPPIGPALGQRGVNIMAFCKEFNAATQKVEAGLPIPVVITVYNDKSFTFIMKTPPAAVLLKKAAGISKGSAVPNKTKVGKLTRAQLEEIATTKEPDLTGADLDARVRTIAGSARSMGLEVEL, translated from the coding sequence ATGGCTAAGAAGATTGACGGCTATATCAAGCTGCAAGTTCCAGCTGGTAAAGCAAATCCATCTCCACCAATTGGTCCTGCACTAGGTCAACGTGGTGTTAACATCATGGCATTCTGTAAAGAATTCAATGCTGCTACACAAAAAGTTGAAGCTGGTCTTCCAATTCCAGTAGTGATCACTGTGTACAACGACAAGTCGTTCACATTCATCATGAAAACTCCACCTGCTGCTGTTCTTCTTAAGAAAGCTGCTGGTATTTCTAAGGGTTCAGCTGTACCTAACAAAACTAAAGTTGGTAAGTTGACTCGTGCTCAATTAGAAGAGATCGCGACTACTAAAGAACCAGATTTAACTGGTGCTGATTTAGACGCACGTGTTCGTACCATCGCTGGTTCTGCACGTTCTATGGGCTTGGAAGTGGAGCTATAA
- the nusG gene encoding transcription termination/antitermination protein NusG, which yields MKRWYIIHAYSGYEKQVLRSLNDRIQRSAVADSFGEVLVPTEEVVEMKDGKKRKSERKFFPGYVLVEMEMNDETWHIVKECPKVLGFIGGTAEKPAPITQKEADAILARVHNKGEAPRPKTMFEPGEELLVIDGPFTDFKGVVEEVQYEKSRLTLTINVFNRPTQVELEFRQVEKSI from the coding sequence ATGAAACGTTGGTACATTATTCATGCCTATTCAGGTTATGAAAAACAAGTGTTGCGCTCACTTAATGATCGAATCCAGCGTAGCGCTGTTGCTGATAGTTTTGGTGAAGTCCTTGTTCCTACTGAAGAAGTAGTTGAAATGAAGGATGGAAAAAAGCGTAAATCAGAGCGTAAATTCTTTCCTGGCTATGTGTTAGTCGAGATGGAAATGAACGATGAAACTTGGCATATCGTTAAAGAATGTCCAAAAGTTTTAGGTTTTATTGGTGGCACGGCTGAAAAACCTGCACCAATTACGCAAAAAGAAGCAGATGCTATTCTTGCGCGTGTACACAATAAAGGTGAAGCACCTCGTCCTAAGACGATGTTTGAACCTGGTGAAGAATTATTGGTTATTGACGGTCCATTCACAGACTTTAAAGGTGTGGTGGAAGAAGTTCAGTACGAAAAGTCTCGTTTAACGTTGACTATTAATGTATTTAACCGACCAACTCAGGTTGAATTGGAATTTCGTCAAGTCGAAAAATCAATTTAA
- the secE gene encoding preprotein translocase subunit SecE — protein sequence MSNDKSRDAKSDAPIPQRNNSAEVVNSGSPLDYIYWIIAIALLVGAMFTNQYLPAYWAPANDLWVRVGVILACIVVALGLLYATHQGKSFVRLLKDSRIELRRVTWPTKQETVSTSWQVLVVVVIASLVLWCFDSVLGWAIKLIIG from the coding sequence ATGTCGAATGATAAATCGCGTGACGCAAAAAGCGACGCGCCAATCCCTCAAAGAAATAATTCAGCTGAAGTAGTGAACTCTGGTTCTCCGTTAGATTACATCTATTGGATTATTGCGATCGCTTTATTAGTGGGAGCAATGTTTACAAATCAGTATTTACCAGCTTATTGGGCACCTGCAAATGATTTGTGGGTTCGGGTAGGGGTAATTTTGGCTTGTATCGTAGTGGCTTTAGGTTTATTATACGCCACCCATCAAGGTAAAAGCTTTGTACGTTTGCTAAAAGATTCACGTATTGAACTACGTCGAGTTACTTGGCCAACGAAGCAAGAAACAGTATCTACATCATGGCAAGTGCTTGTTGTTGTAGTGATTGCATCATTGGTTTTATGGTGTTTTGACTCTGTTTTAGGCTGGGCAATTAAGTTGATTATCGGATAA
- the tuf gene encoding elongation factor Tu codes for MAKAKFERNKPHVNVGTIGHVDHGKTTLTAAIATVCAKKFGGEAKDYAAIDSAPEEKARGITINTSHVEYDSPTRHYAHVDCPGHADYVKNMITGAAQMDGAILVCAATDGPMPQTREHILLSRQVGVPYIVVFLNKCDLVDDEELLELVEMEVRELLSTYDFPGDDTPVIRGSALAALNGEAGQFGEDAVVALVEALDSYIPEPERAIDQAFLMPIEDVFSISGRGTVVTGRVETGIVKVGEEVEIVGIKDTVKTTVTGVEMFRKLLDEGRAGENCGVLLRGTKREDVQRGQVLAKPGAIKPHTKFDAEVYVLSKEEGGRHTPFLNGYRPQFYFRTTDVTGAISLKDGVEMVMPGDNVEMSVELIHPIAMDAGLRFAIREGGRTVGAGVVAKVIA; via the coding sequence ATGGCTAAGGCTAAGTTTGAACGTAATAAGCCACACGTTAACGTGGGCACAATTGGTCACGTTGACCATGGTAAAACTACTTTAACAGCTGCAATCGCAACTGTTTGTGCGAAGAAATTCGGTGGTGAAGCTAAAGACTACGCTGCAATCGACTCTGCACCAGAAGAAAAAGCACGTGGTATTACAATTAATACTTCACACGTAGAATACGATTCTCCAACTCGTCACTACGCTCACGTAGACTGCCCAGGACACGCCGATTATGTTAAAAACATGATCACTGGTGCTGCTCAAATGGACGGTGCGATCCTTGTATGTGCTGCGACTGATGGTCCAATGCCACAAACTCGTGAACACATCCTTCTTTCTCGCCAAGTAGGTGTACCATACATCGTTGTATTCTTAAACAAATGCGACCTTGTTGATGACGAAGAATTACTTGAATTAGTAGAAATGGAAGTTCGTGAACTTCTTTCTACTTATGACTTCCCAGGTGATGACACTCCAGTTATCCGTGGTTCTGCTCTTGCTGCACTTAACGGTGAAGCTGGTCAGTTTGGCGAAGACGCAGTTGTTGCTCTTGTTGAAGCGCTTGATTCTTACATTCCAGAGCCAGAGCGTGCTATCGACCAAGCATTCTTAATGCCAATCGAAGACGTATTCTCTATCTCAGGTCGTGGTACAGTTGTAACTGGCCGTGTTGAGACTGGTATCGTTAAAGTAGGCGAAGAAGTTGAAATCGTTGGTATTAAAGATACAGTTAAAACAACTGTAACTGGCGTAGAAATGTTCCGTAAACTTCTTGACGAAGGTCGTGCGGGCGAGAACTGTGGTGTTCTTCTACGTGGTACTAAACGTGAAGACGTTCAACGTGGTCAAGTACTTGCTAAACCAGGTGCAATCAAACCGCATACTAAATTCGACGCAGAAGTATATGTACTTTCTAAAGAAGAAGGTGGTCGTCATACTCCATTCCTTAACGGTTACCGTCCACAGTTCTACTTCCGTACAACTGACGTAACTGGTGCTATCTCTCTTAAAGATGGCGTAGAAATGGTTATGCCTGGTGACAACGTAGAAATGTCAGTAGAATTAATCCACCCAATCGCAATGGACGCTGGTTTACGCTTCGCGATCCGTGAAGGTGGTCGTACAGTTGGTGCTGGTGTAGTTGCTAAAGTAATTGCATAA
- the trpE gene encoding anthranilate synthase component I has translation MTTQTQFTCLKDAGYNLIPVYRTRLADTETPLSVFARIKEHKQAYLFESVEGGENWARYSIIGLGESTVFSCNEGTLTIQHADNTIEKQQCSDPFQFIRNFQSQYKVPTQQDLPALPSFTGGLVGYFGYDAVRYIEPKLKNVPEADPVGLPDIWMMLSKTVIVFDNLKDTLFLIVHADVKDTLAYEKAQQQLDELEELLATPMSLKAKKHSAPHFESLTGKDKFLESIETVKEYIRAGDVMQVVPGHRMVSDFDGEPLQVYRALRHLNPSPYLFLVQGQTLENDEPFHIVGSSPEILSRLENGIATVRPLAGTRPRGKTKEEDLALEKDLLSDEKEIAEHLMLIDLGRNDVGRVAKIGKVQVTDQMVVERYSHVMHIVSNVQGEVRDDIDALDVFKATFPAGTLSGAPKIRAMEIIDEVEPVKRGIFGGAVGYLGWHGEMDMCIAIRTCVIRQNKVFVQAGAGLVADSNPESEWQETQIKARAVIKAVELSSNGLNL, from the coding sequence ATGACAACACAAACTCAATTTACCTGTTTAAAAGATGCAGGCTATAACTTAATCCCTGTTTACCGTACACGTTTAGCAGATACTGAAACACCACTTTCTGTATTTGCTCGAATTAAGGAGCATAAACAGGCATATTTATTTGAGTCTGTAGAGGGAGGGGAAAACTGGGCACGTTATTCCATTATTGGTTTAGGTGAATCAACAGTTTTTTCTTGTAATGAGGGTACCTTAACAATTCAGCACGCAGATAACACAATAGAAAAGCAACAGTGTAGCGATCCTTTTCAGTTTATTCGAAACTTTCAATCACAATATAAAGTTCCAACTCAACAAGACTTACCAGCCTTACCAAGCTTTACAGGAGGCTTGGTAGGTTACTTTGGTTACGATGCTGTACGTTATATAGAACCAAAACTAAAAAATGTTCCAGAAGCAGATCCTGTGGGCTTACCTGATATTTGGATGATGCTATCTAAAACAGTTATTGTTTTTGATAACTTAAAAGACACTTTGTTCTTAATAGTGCATGCAGATGTAAAAGATACGCTTGCATATGAGAAAGCGCAGCAACAGTTGGATGAGCTTGAAGAACTACTGGCAACGCCAATGAGTTTAAAGGCGAAAAAACATAGTGCACCTCATTTTGAATCATTAACAGGTAAAGACAAGTTTTTAGAGTCTATAGAAACAGTAAAAGAGTATATTCGTGCAGGCGATGTTATGCAGGTTGTTCCTGGTCATCGTATGGTGTCAGATTTTGATGGTGAGCCATTGCAAGTTTATCGAGCATTGCGACATTTAAATCCATCGCCATATTTGTTCTTAGTACAAGGGCAGACTTTAGAGAATGATGAGCCATTTCATATTGTCGGTTCTTCACCAGAAATTTTATCGCGTTTAGAAAATGGTATAGCTACTGTCCGTCCTCTTGCAGGTACAAGACCACGTGGTAAAACCAAAGAAGAAGATTTGGCTTTAGAAAAAGATTTACTTTCTGATGAGAAAGAAATTGCAGAACATCTCATGCTTATAGATTTAGGGCGAAATGATGTTGGTCGTGTTGCAAAAATCGGAAAAGTACAAGTGACTGATCAAATGGTAGTCGAGCGATATTCTCACGTGATGCATATTGTTTCGAATGTGCAAGGGGAAGTAAGAGATGATATTGATGCTTTGGATGTTTTTAAAGCAACTTTCCCAGCAGGAACACTTTCAGGTGCACCAAAAATACGAGCAATGGAAATTATTGACGAAGTTGAACCTGTAAAACGAGGAATTTTTGGTGGAGCTGTTGGTTATTTAGGCTGGCATGGCGAAATGGACATGTGTATTGCGATTCGAACCTGTGTAATTCGTCAAAATAAAGTATTTGTTCAGGCTGGAGCGGGACTGGTTGCTGACTCAAATCCTGAATCTGAGTGGCAAGAAACGCAAATAAAAGCTCGCGCAGTGATCAAAGCGGTTGAATTATCATCAAATGGATTAAATTTATGA
- a CDS encoding phosphoglycolate phosphatase — protein sequence MSIAQLDTRQVVLFDLDGTLVDSASDLYRAMNMSLNVLNFPFVTEEQVRNWVGKGTSIFCHSVLEYLTAGNVDPAEHQRLLDTFLNIYNAEPCVDTKPFAGIIEFLQWGKAQGKTLVCVTNKPEQPAREILDVLDMTQYFDDVIGGDRFTERKPHPSQLLYCVDHYQVKKEQILMIGDSVNDVEAARRADIDCVVVSYGYNHGENILNCQPQQVVDNLVELLK from the coding sequence ATGTCAATTGCTCAGTTAGATACGCGTCAGGTTGTTCTGTTTGATTTAGATGGTACATTGGTGGATTCAGCATCAGATTTGTATCGTGCAATGAATATGAGTCTGAATGTGCTTAATTTCCCTTTTGTTACAGAAGAACAAGTGCGTAATTGGGTGGGAAAGGGAACCTCTATTTTTTGCCACAGTGTTTTAGAATATTTAACAGCGGGTAATGTAGATCCTGCTGAACATCAGAGATTGTTAGATACTTTTTTAAATATTTATAATGCTGAGCCATGTGTAGATACAAAACCATTTGCAGGAATTATAGAGTTTTTACAATGGGGTAAAGCACAGGGCAAAACTTTGGTATGTGTGACAAATAAGCCAGAACAGCCTGCAAGAGAGATTCTTGATGTTTTGGATATGACACAATATTTTGATGATGTCATTGGTGGTGATCGCTTTACAGAGCGTAAGCCTCATCCGAGTCAATTACTTTATTGTGTTGACCATTATCAAGTAAAAAAAGAACAAATATTAATGATTGGCGATTCGGTTAATGATGTTGAGGCAGCACGACGAGCGGATATTGATTGTGTTGTTGTAAGCTATGGTTATAATCATGGTGAAAATATTTTAAATTGCCAGCCTCAGCAAGTGGTTGATAATTTGGTAGAATTGTTGAAATAA
- a CDS encoding FHA domain-containing protein — protein sequence MTWKLQAIADELAGQEILIERDMLIGRHQSADLVLQSAEISRKHAAFLLKEDALWIQDLGSSNGTFVNDVQINVETPLKSGDSIGFASLKFLVTQNIVPITPVSAFGSSIELQPGTVATEEPGAPVVELKVQEEVVESKEQEEPKTIAEKMNDQGMPELTERDATVKLTKEGMPQGISIPKPAPIPEGVDITAVKPEPVSIPVEQPISRVDQEKEAQKNASVGLITVIVLIIVAIIAWLLFK from the coding sequence ATGACTTGGAAATTACAAGCCATTGCAGATGAATTGGCTGGACAAGAAATCTTAATTGAACGTGATATGTTGATTGGTCGACATCAATCAGCAGACTTAGTTTTGCAGTCGGCTGAAATATCACGTAAACATGCAGCATTTTTGTTAAAAGAAGATGCTTTATGGATACAAGATTTAGGGTCATCTAATGGAACTTTTGTTAATGATGTTCAGATTAATGTTGAAACTCCCTTAAAGAGTGGTGATTCAATTGGGTTTGCAAGTCTAAAATTTTTAGTTACTCAAAATATTGTGCCTATAACGCCAGTTTCTGCATTTGGATCGAGTATAGAGTTACAACCAGGTACTGTTGCAACAGAGGAGCCTGGGGCACCAGTGGTTGAATTGAAGGTTCAGGAAGAAGTTGTAGAATCTAAAGAACAAGAAGAGCCAAAAACAATTGCTGAGAAAATGAATGATCAGGGTATGCCTGAGCTAACTGAACGAGATGCAACTGTGAAGTTAACAAAAGAGGGAATGCCGCAAGGTATTTCAATACCTAAGCCAGCTCCAATTCCTGAAGGTGTGGATATTACAGCAGTAAAACCTGAGCCAGTTTCAATTCCAGTTGAGCAACCAATTTCTAGGGTAGATCAAGAAAAAGAAGCACAAAAAAATGCCTCAGTTGGCTTGATTACTGTTATTGTTCTGATTATTGTGGCAATTATTGCTTGGCTTTTATTCAAGTAA
- the gspD gene encoding type II secretion system secretin GspD yields MAFIINRMHLAAFALAPLVSIVSSATYAQTWKINLRDADLTAFINEVADITGKNFAVDPRVRGNVTVISNKPLNKAEVYDLFLGVLNVNGVVAVPSGNTIKIMPDSNVKSSGIPYDSKQHARGDQIVTRVIWLDNTNANDLIPALRPLMPQYAHLSAVAGTNAVIVSDRANNIAQLESIIRNLDGTGKNDIEAISLHSSQAEEIIKLLETMSSTGASKDLAGSRIRILADSRTNRILLKGDVSTRKRIRQTIEMLDVPPADRLNGLKVFRLKYASAKNLSEILQGLVTGKAVNSTDSHQNNHNQNPISSIISGDNQNSSGITTPTINLNSNSNNQDQKNISSFNANGVSIIADSSQNSLVVKAEPQLMREIESAIQQLDIRRQQVLIEAAIIEISGNDTDQLGVQWALGNINNGIGVVNFNNIGSSLASLTAGYLTNGAAGLASGIASGGGSFGLGKVRTDADGNVREAYGALIQAIKNNTRSNLLSTPSIVTMDNEEAYIVVGQNVPFVTGSVSTQGGTANPYTSIQRKDVGVTLKVTPHIGEGGSVRLEVEQEVSAVEENRGQAQDLVTSKRAIKTSILAEHGQTIVLGGLITDNASYGNQSVPGLGSIPVLGRLFRSDAKKSEKRNLLVFIHPTIVGHDQSTQELSQQRYNQLYSLQLAMDKDGSFAKLPEKVDDIYQQRLPVSSSKPVPVKSFQTLPSGGVTPIQNTNADKMSD; encoded by the coding sequence ATGGCTTTTATAATTAATAGAATGCATTTGGCTGCATTTGCATTAGCTCCTCTAGTTTCAATTGTTAGTTCAGCGACATATGCACAGACTTGGAAAATTAATTTAAGAGATGCAGATTTAACTGCATTTATTAATGAAGTTGCCGATATTACAGGGAAGAATTTTGCAGTTGATCCACGTGTGCGAGGGAATGTAACTGTTATTTCAAATAAGCCTTTAAATAAAGCCGAAGTTTATGACTTATTTCTAGGTGTGTTGAATGTGAATGGCGTGGTTGCGGTTCCTTCTGGGAATACCATTAAAATTATGCCTGATAGTAATGTTAAAAGTTCAGGTATTCCTTACGATTCTAAGCAACATGCACGTGGTGACCAAATTGTAACACGTGTAATTTGGCTTGATAATACAAATGCAAATGACCTTATTCCTGCGTTAAGACCATTAATGCCACAATATGCACATTTATCTGCGGTTGCTGGAACCAATGCAGTTATTGTGTCAGATCGAGCAAATAATATTGCTCAATTAGAGAGTATTATTCGGAACTTAGATGGTACGGGAAAAAATGATATTGAAGCTATCTCTCTCCATTCTAGCCAAGCTGAAGAAATTATTAAACTACTTGAGACCATGAGCTCAACAGGGGCATCAAAGGATTTAGCAGGTTCTCGTATTCGTATACTTGCAGATAGTCGTACGAATAGAATTTTATTAAAAGGTGATGTTTCAACACGCAAACGAATTCGTCAAACTATTGAAATGTTGGATGTGCCACCAGCAGATCGTTTAAATGGTTTAAAAGTGTTTCGTTTAAAGTATGCTAGTGCTAAAAATTTATCGGAAATTTTACAAGGTTTAGTGACAGGGAAGGCTGTTAATTCTACTGATTCACATCAAAATAATCATAACCAAAATCCTATAAGCTCAATTATCTCTGGTGATAATCAAAATTCATCAGGTATTACAACGCCAACAATTAATTTGAATTCGAATTCAAATAATCAAGATCAAAAAAATATTAGTAGTTTTAATGCGAATGGTGTCAGTATTATTGCAGATAGTTCGCAAAACTCGTTGGTCGTAAAAGCAGAACCTCAGTTAATGCGAGAGATTGAATCTGCTATTCAGCAATTGGATATTCGTAGACAACAGGTCCTTATAGAAGCAGCGATTATTGAAATTTCCGGCAATGACACTGACCAGCTTGGTGTGCAATGGGCATTGGGTAATATTAATAATGGTATTGGTGTTGTTAATTTTAATAATATCGGTTCGAGTTTAGCATCGCTGACAGCTGGTTATTTAACGAATGGTGCGGCGGGACTTGCTTCAGGTATTGCAAGTGGTGGTGGAAGTTTTGGATTAGGTAAAGTTAGAACGGATGCTGATGGCAATGTAAGAGAAGCATATGGTGCGTTAATACAAGCAATTAAGAACAATACAAGATCCAATCTATTATCAACCCCATCTATTGTTACTATGGATAATGAAGAAGCTTATATTGTAGTTGGGCAAAACGTACCATTTGTCACAGGGTCGGTTTCTACGCAAGGCGGAACAGCAAATCCATATACTTCTATTCAACGTAAAGATGTTGGTGTAACTTTAAAGGTTACTCCTCATATTGGAGAAGGTGGTAGTGTTCGCTTAGAAGTGGAACAAGAGGTTTCTGCTGTTGAAGAAAATCGTGGGCAAGCTCAAGATCTGGTTACAAGTAAACGTGCTATTAAAACATCGATTTTAGCTGAGCATGGGCAAACCATCGTATTAGGTGGCTTAATTACTGATAATGCAAGTTATGGAAATCAATCAGTACCGGGTTTAGGGTCTATTCCTGTATTGGGTAGACTATTTCGTTCTGATGCGAAAAAAAGTGAAAAGAGAAATTTATTAGTATTTATTCATCCTACTATTGTGGGGCATGATCAAAGTACTCAGGAACTTTCTCAGCAAAGATATAACCAATTATATAGTTTGCAATTGGCCATGGATAAAGATGGTAGCTTTGCTAAATTACCTGAAAAAGTTGATGATATATATCAACAAAGATTACCTGTTTCATCCTCAAAACCAGTGCCTGTTAAATCATTTCAGACACTTCCATCTGGAGGGGTAACACCAATTCAAAATACTAATGCTGACAAAATGAGTGATTGA
- a CDS encoding type II secretion system protein N encodes MSALRNKIEQIQFDKFNRITPFILVLCIVYLCWKLASLFWLILAPPQAIQLTPVVLGSKQVPVPNITSFALFSEVNNSADQNLNMTLQGVVVGSNNQLSSAVIKLNEISENYRVGDVIDGTSYQLAEVYWDRVILINNAGGRRELKFMGIENGLYQPLIPDGSSQSHENQAEQRIHQAGKNLQETKDGYLKEMGAGTSNENGYEITQNVSSALKSKLRLQTGDIVLSLNGQSLDGSKTEMELLELAKSSGQVKLEVKRGDQIITIQQDLK; translated from the coding sequence ATGAGCGCTTTACGTAACAAAATCGAACAAATTCAATTTGATAAATTTAATAGAATTACACCGTTTATTTTAGTTTTATGTATTGTTTACCTTTGCTGGAAGCTGGCAAGTTTGTTTTGGTTGATTCTTGCACCACCACAAGCAATACAACTTACACCTGTTGTTTTGGGATCTAAGCAAGTTCCTGTACCAAATATTACTTCTTTTGCTTTATTTTCAGAGGTGAATAATAGCGCAGATCAGAACTTGAATATGACTTTGCAAGGTGTAGTGGTTGGTAGTAATAATCAACTTTCTTCTGCAGTGATTAAGTTAAATGAAATTTCTGAAAATTACCGAGTTGGAGATGTTATTGATGGTACATCTTACCAATTGGCAGAAGTTTATTGGGATCGAGTCATTCTAATAAATAATGCTGGTGGTCGAAGAGAACTAAAATTTATGGGAATTGAAAATGGGTTGTATCAACCTCTGATTCCTGATGGCTCATCACAAAGTCACGAAAATCAAGCAGAGCAAAGAATTCATCAAGCAGGGAAAAATTTACAAGAGACTAAAGATGGATATTTGAAAGAAATGGGGGCAGGTACCTCAAATGAAAATGGTTATGAAATTACACAGAATGTTTCGAGTGCTTTAAAAAGTAAATTAAGATTACAAACAGGTGATATTGTGCTTTCTTTGAATGGACAGTCTTTAGATGGTAGTAAAACAGAAATGGAGTTGCTTGAACTTGCTAAAAGTTCAGGACAAGTTAAATTAGAAGTGAAGCGTGGTGATCAAATCATTACCATACAACAAGATCTTAAGTGA
- the gspN gene encoding type II secretion system protein N → MIKKAKYMSWLIFVVITFLIFVVLQIPASWLVAKFYKNNNSLHNVFGNFWSGQADWQNGQLRGTITWDYRPLDLLLLKVAANTEIRTGTTQLNGIVGYQFGNITAQSVKGSIAPETLSTLQAWQWPNTRIQVNHLNLKYNKSSGFESANGDFQWGGGELIYHYLERQEKMNVPSLKGSFVSDNGKLILDVRDQRDQKLAYLALDAAFMLDTQLTQRLLMNVQSYDGKASMDTYVISIRQPLITGGF, encoded by the coding sequence ATGATAAAAAAAGCAAAATATATGTCATGGTTGATTTTTGTTGTAATTACTTTTTTAATTTTTGTAGTTTTACAAATTCCTGCTTCATGGCTGGTCGCTAAATTTTATAAAAATAATAATAGCTTACATAATGTTTTCGGAAATTTTTGGAGTGGTCAAGCAGATTGGCAAAATGGGCAATTAAGAGGAACAATTACTTGGGATTATCGTCCTTTAGATCTATTGCTGTTGAAAGTAGCAGCGAATACTGAAATTAGAACGGGCACTACACAGTTAAATGGTATTGTTGGATACCAATTTGGAAATATAACAGCTCAATCCGTGAAAGGCAGTATTGCTCCTGAAACTTTAAGTACTTTACAGGCATGGCAGTGGCCGAATACTCGAATTCAAGTTAATCATCTAAATCTGAAATATAATAAATCTTCTGGTTTTGAAAGCGCCAATGGTGATTTTCAGTGGGGTGGTGGGGAGCTTATTTACCATTATTTAGAACGACAAGAAAAAATGAATGTACCTTCATTAAAGGGGAGTTTTGTTAGTGATAATGGAAAATTAATTCTTGATGTTCGAGATCAGCGTGACCAAAAGTTGGCTTATTTAGCATTAGATGCTGCTTTTATGCTAGATACCCAGTTGACGCAACGACTTCTCATGAATGTTCAGAGTTATGATGGAAAGGCATCCATGGATACGTATGTGATTAGTATTCGACAACCTCTTATTACAGGAGGTTTTTGA
- a CDS encoding H-NS family nucleoid-associated regulatory protein, translating to MMPDISNLSVEELKRLQLEAEALIASKKDQAIEDAYNQITQIAENVGLSVDQIMEFGLSKRKKGSRKAVEPRYRSKANEADTWTGRGKQPRWLVAELEKGAKLEDFLI from the coding sequence GTGATGCCAGATATTAGTAATTTATCTGTTGAAGAGTTAAAACGTTTACAGCTTGAAGCAGAGGCTTTAATTGCCTCTAAAAAAGATCAAGCAATTGAAGATGCATATAACCAAATTACACAAATTGCTGAAAATGTTGGTTTAAGTGTTGATCAAATTATGGAATTTGGTCTTTCTAAGCGTAAAAAAGGTTCTCGTAAAGCTGTAGAGCCAAGATACCGCAGTAAAGCAAATGAAGCCGACACTTGGACTGGACGTGGTAAACAACCTCGTTGGTTGGTTGCTGAGTTAGAAAAAGGTGCTAAATTGGAAGACTTCTTAATTTAA